In a genomic window of Anaerolineales bacterium:
- a CDS encoding IclR family transcriptional regulator, with protein sequence MAQPEQGTLAVGDRRPVSSSVTKAFQLVELLADGPDGGATLADLSTQLRMPKSTTHRYLTTLVSLGLAERTGTDHFRLGTRIIELAGTYLAKSDLRAESRAILEELAAQTAETVHLAVPSGGEVVYIAKFESIHAIRMYSHIGARLPIVCTALGKAILAFLPEEQRAEILSQPFKARTPKTITHPPAMAKELESIRSKGFAIDDEENEVGVCCVGAPVFDYTSVVIAALSVSGPISRMNPERCVELGPPVRQAALRISQRMGFPT encoded by the coding sequence TTGGCCCAGCCTGAACAAGGCACGCTGGCAGTCGGCGACCGCAGGCCGGTGTCGTCATCGGTCACGAAGGCCTTTCAGCTCGTGGAACTCCTGGCAGACGGCCCTGACGGTGGTGCCACCCTGGCGGATCTGTCCACCCAGTTGCGGATGCCAAAGAGCACGACCCACCGTTACCTGACGACGCTCGTATCGCTGGGTCTGGCAGAGCGCACCGGGACAGACCATTTCCGTCTGGGGACACGCATCATCGAACTCGCCGGCACCTATCTGGCCAAGAGCGACCTGCGAGCCGAGAGCCGCGCAATCCTCGAAGAACTGGCGGCCCAGACGGCGGAAACCGTTCACCTGGCGGTTCCCTCCGGCGGCGAAGTGGTGTACATAGCTAAGTTCGAGAGCATCCACGCGATCCGGATGTACTCCCATATCGGTGCCCGCCTGCCGATAGTCTGCACCGCCCTGGGCAAGGCGATCCTGGCATTCCTTCCAGAAGAACAACGGGCAGAGATCCTGTCACAGCCGTTCAAAGCCAGGACGCCGAAAACCATCACCCACCCGCCGGCAATGGCCAAGGAATTGGAGTCGATTCGGTCCAAGGGCTTCGCCATCGACGACGAGGAGAATGAGGTTGGTGTGTGTTGCGTTGGCGCCCCGGTGTTCGACTACACCTCGGTGGTCATCGCCGCGCTGAGTGTCTCGGGACCGATCAGCCGGATGAACCCGGAGCGCTGCGTCGAACTCGGTCCCCCCGTGCGCCAGGCGGCGCTGCGAATCTCCCAGCGAATGGGGTTCCCGACGTGA